A section of the Serratia liquefaciens ATCC 27592 genome encodes:
- the ypfH gene encoding esterase gives MKHEHFVVQSPATPAAQLILLFHGVGDTPVAMGEIGRYFAKEFPQALVVSVGGPSAFGNGSGRQWFSVQDVTEENRVERIAEVMPLFIETVRYWQQHSGVNDAGTALVGFSQGSIMALEALKAEPKLAGRVVAFSGRFASLPDQAFGDSVVHLIHGEQDAVISVQHAQAAAERLQANGVDFTLDVEEGVGHAINQDMMDSALERLHYYVPQRYWEEAMFGKRGDLIAFK, from the coding sequence ATGAAACATGAGCATTTCGTTGTCCAGAGCCCGGCAACACCGGCTGCGCAGCTGATCCTGCTGTTTCACGGTGTCGGCGATACCCCGGTGGCAATGGGGGAAATTGGCCGTTATTTCGCTAAAGAATTCCCGCAGGCGCTGGTGGTCAGCGTGGGTGGCCCCTCTGCTTTTGGTAACGGCAGCGGCCGCCAGTGGTTTTCAGTGCAGGACGTCACCGAAGAAAATCGCGTTGAGCGCATTGCTGAAGTGATGCCACTGTTTATTGAAACCGTGCGTTACTGGCAGCAACACAGCGGCGTGAATGACGCCGGCACGGCGTTGGTGGGCTTCTCTCAGGGGTCTATCATGGCGCTGGAAGCTCTGAAGGCGGAGCCTAAATTGGCCGGCCGCGTGGTGGCTTTCAGCGGGCGCTTTGCCAGTCTGCCCGACCAGGCGTTCGGTGACAGCGTGGTGCATTTGATCCACGGTGAGCAGGATGCGGTGATTTCAGTGCAACATGCCCAGGCGGCGGCGGAAAGGCTGCAGGCCAACGGCGTCGATTTTACGCTGGACGTGGAAGAGGGCGTGGGGCATGCCATCAATCAGGACATGATGGACAGCGCGCTTGAACGGCTGCATTACTACGTGCCGCAGCGCTACTGGGAAGAGGCTATGTTCGGCAAGCGCGGCGACTTGATCGCCTTTAAATAA
- the bcp gene encoding thioredoxin-dependent thiol peroxidase has protein sequence MSPLKAGDTAPKFSLPDQDGEEINLADFQGQRVLVYFYPKAMTPGCTVQACGLRDNMDDLKKAGVEVLGISTDKPEKLSRFAEKELLNFTLLSDEDHQVAQQFGVWGEKTFMGKTYDGIHRISFLIDAKGKVEKVFDDFKTTNHHDIVLDYLKQ, from the coding sequence ATGAGCCCATTGAAAGCCGGTGACACAGCGCCGAAGTTTAGTTTGCCTGACCAGGACGGTGAGGAAATTAATTTGGCCGACTTCCAGGGACAGCGAGTGCTTGTTTATTTTTATCCCAAGGCGATGACGCCGGGCTGTACCGTACAGGCCTGCGGTTTGCGGGATAACATGGATGACTTGAAAAAAGCGGGTGTCGAAGTTCTGGGCATCAGCACGGATAAACCAGAGAAACTGTCGCGTTTTGCCGAGAAAGAGTTGTTAAACTTCACGTTGTTGTCTGATGAGGATCATCAGGTGGCGCAGCAGTTCGGCGTTTGGGGTGAGAAAACCTTCATGGGGAAAACCTATGACGGCATCCACCGCATCAGCTTCCTGATCGACGCCAAAGGCAAGGTTGAAAAAGTGTTTGATGATTTTAAGACCACCAATCATCACGACATCGTTCTGGATTACCTGAAACAATAA
- the dapA gene encoding 4-hydroxy-tetrahydrodipicolinate synthase — MFTGSIVALVTPMDDTGAVDRASLKKLIDYHVASGTAAIVSVGTTGESATLAHDEHVDVVLQTLELAAGRIPVIAGTGANATAEAISLTQRFENTGVVGCLTVTPYYNKPTQEGLYQHFKAIAESTALPQILYNVPSRTGCDMLPPVIARLAKIKNIVAVKEATGNLSRVSQIQVLVDDEDFILLSGDDASGLDFMQLGGKGVISVTANVAAREMAQLCALAAQGDFAEARRLNQRLMPLHQDLFVEANPIPVKWACKALGLMATDTMRLPMTPLTDAARPVVERALKSAGLL; from the coding sequence ATGTTTACGGGAAGTATTGTTGCACTGGTTACGCCGATGGACGACACAGGTGCTGTCGATCGCGCGAGCCTAAAAAAATTGATTGATTATCATGTAGCCAGTGGAACTGCGGCCATCGTTTCCGTAGGGACTACCGGCGAGTCCGCAACGCTTGCCCATGACGAGCACGTTGACGTGGTATTGCAGACGCTGGAACTGGCCGCAGGCCGTATTCCAGTGATCGCAGGTACCGGCGCCAACGCCACCGCCGAAGCCATTTCGCTGACCCAGCGCTTTGAAAATACCGGCGTAGTGGGTTGCCTGACGGTCACGCCTTACTACAACAAACCGACTCAGGAAGGGCTGTACCAGCACTTCAAGGCGATTGCCGAAAGCACCGCACTGCCGCAGATCCTCTATAACGTGCCTTCGCGCACCGGGTGTGACATGCTGCCGCCGGTGATTGCGCGTTTGGCAAAAATTAAGAATATTGTTGCTGTTAAAGAGGCAACAGGGAACTTAAGTCGTGTAAGTCAGATCCAAGTGCTGGTTGATGATGAAGATTTCATTTTGCTGAGCGGCGATGACGCCAGCGGTCTGGATTTCATGCAACTGGGCGGCAAAGGGGTGATTTCCGTGACGGCCAACGTGGCGGCGCGTGAAATGGCGCAGCTTTGCGCGCTGGCAGCACAGGGCGACTTTGCTGAAGCACGCCGCTTAAATCAGCGCTTGATGCCGTTGCATCAGGATTTGTTTGTAGAAGCAAACCCAATTCCGGTGAAATGGGCCTGTAAGGCATTGGGATTGATGGCAACCGATACGATGCGTCTGCCTATGACGCCGTTGACCGACGCTGCCCGTCCGGTAGTGGAACGCGCGTTGAAAAGCGCCGGTTTGCTGTAA
- a CDS encoding AI-2E family transporter — MLEMLLQWYRRRFTDPQAIALLVILLAGFLILYFLHGILTPLLVAIVLAYLLEWPTARLQRIGCSRNWAASMVMILFAGIAMLLVFVVAPTAWQQGINLMTDLPGMLNQFYNFAATLPKRYPALVDAGIIDMMAENLRGRLSGMGESVVKFSLASLVGLLTLAIYLILVPMMMFFLLKDKEQMLNAVRRVLPRNRGLAGQVWIEMNQQITNYIRGKVLEMVIVGVATYLVFAVLDMRYSLLLAVLVGFSVLIPYIGAVLVTIPVVVVAMFQWGVGADFWTLIVAYLVVQGLDGNLLVPILFSEAVNLHPLVIILSVIIFGGLWGFWGVFFAIPLATLVKAVIHAWPDELRVETEQE, encoded by the coding sequence ATGCTGGAGATGTTATTACAGTGGTACCGCCGCCGCTTCACCGATCCGCAAGCCATCGCGCTGTTGGTGATCCTGCTCGCCGGGTTCCTCATTCTCTATTTTCTGCATGGTATTCTGACCCCGCTGCTGGTGGCCATCGTGCTGGCGTATCTGCTGGAGTGGCCAACCGCGCGGTTGCAGCGCATCGGCTGTTCGCGAAATTGGGCGGCAAGCATGGTGATGATCCTGTTTGCCGGTATCGCGATGCTGCTGGTCTTCGTGGTGGCGCCGACCGCCTGGCAACAGGGCATCAACCTGATGACCGATCTGCCGGGCATGCTCAACCAGTTCTATAACTTCGCCGCGACGCTGCCGAAGCGTTACCCGGCGCTGGTGGATGCCGGCATCATCGACATGATGGCAGAGAACCTGCGCGGACGCCTGTCGGGCATGGGCGAGTCGGTGGTGAAATTCTCGCTGGCGTCGCTGGTAGGCCTGCTGACGCTGGCGATTTATCTGATCCTGGTCCCGATGATGATGTTCTTCCTGTTGAAGGACAAGGAACAGATGCTCAATGCCGTGCGCCGGGTACTGCCACGCAACCGTGGGCTGGCCGGGCAGGTGTGGATCGAAATGAACCAGCAGATCACCAACTATATTCGCGGCAAGGTGCTGGAGATGGTGATCGTCGGGGTGGCGACCTATCTGGTGTTCGCGGTTCTCGATATGCGCTATTCGCTGCTGCTGGCGGTGCTGGTCGGTTTTTCGGTGCTGATCCCCTATATCGGTGCGGTTCTGGTGACCATTCCGGTGGTGGTGGTGGCGATGTTCCAATGGGGTGTTGGCGCCGATTTTTGGACGCTGATCGTCGCCTATCTGGTGGTGCAGGGGCTGGATGGCAACCTGCTGGTGCCGATTCTGTTCTCTGAGGCGGTCAACCTGCATCCGCTGGTGATCATTCTGTCGGTGATTATCTTTGGCGGGCTGTGGGGTTTTTGGGGCGTGTTCTTCGCTATCCCGCTGGCAACCTTGGTGAAGGCGGTTATTCATGCCTGGCCGGACGAACTGCGGGTAGAAACGGAACAGGAATAA
- the purC gene encoding phosphoribosylaminoimidazolesuccinocarboxamide synthase: MQKLAELYRGKAKTVYTTENPDLLVLEFRNDTSALDGQRIEQFDRKGMVNNKFNHFIMSKLEEAGIPTQMERLLSDNEVLVKKLDMVPVECVIRNRAAGSLVKRLGIEEGLVLNPPLFDLFLKNDAMHDPMVNESYCETFGWVNKEHLARMRELSYKANDVLSKLFDDAGLILVDFKLEFGLFNGEVVLGDEFSPDGSRLWDKNTLDKMDKDRFRQSLGGLIEAYEEVARRIGVKLD; the protein is encoded by the coding sequence ATGCAAAAGCTAGCTGAGTTGTATCGCGGAAAGGCAAAAACCGTCTACACCACCGAAAACCCTGATTTGCTGGTGTTGGAGTTCCGCAACGATACGTCAGCACTGGATGGTCAGCGCATTGAGCAGTTCGATCGCAAAGGCATGGTGAACAACAAGTTTAACCATTTCATTATGAGCAAACTGGAAGAGGCCGGCATCCCGACGCAAATGGAACGCCTGCTGTCAGACAACGAAGTGCTGGTGAAGAAGTTGGACATGGTGCCGGTCGAATGCGTGATCCGCAACCGCGCTGCCGGTTCACTGGTGAAGCGTCTGGGCATCGAAGAAGGCCTGGTACTGAACCCGCCGCTGTTCGACCTGTTCCTGAAAAACGATGCCATGCACGATCCGATGGTCAACGAATCCTACTGTGAAACCTTCGGCTGGGTGAACAAAGAGCACCTGGCGCGTATGCGCGAGCTGAGCTACAAGGCAAACGACGTGCTGAGCAAGCTGTTTGACGACGCGGGCCTGATCCTGGTCGACTTCAAGCTGGAGTTCGGCCTGTTCAACGGTGAAGTGGTGCTGGGCGATGAGTTCTCGCCGGACGGCAGCCGCCTGTGGGATAAAAACACCCTGGACAAGATGGATAAAGACCGCTTCCGCCAGAGCCTGGGTGGCTTGATCGAAGCCTATGAAGAAGTGGCCCGTCGCATCGGCGTCAAGCTCGACTAA
- the bamC gene encoding outer membrane protein assembly factor BamC, whose product MVYSLQKSTVAKVVGISLVMMLAACTTDQRYKRQVSGDESYLDASVLKPLNAPAGMILPVQSGNYDVPATTLKGGVGKQLDIRPPVQPLALLSGSRAQYAGDSGTLLLENNPQNQNLWSRVVSMLQTKNIAIASRQDAGQTLTTDWVKWNRLDEDNQYEGRYQISVQQQGYQQALTVKTVGLQQQGKTEQITDPSEVQRYNGMMMNTIVEGLDKQDNLASSQTANRFGALDVQSSADDTGLPMLVVRGPYTVVWDRLPAALEKLGMKVGDRSRPQGTVAVTYKSLSGSDWDALGAKDPELKEGDYKLQVGDLNNRTSLQFIDPKGKPLTQSQNDGLVAAFQAAFSKTSVN is encoded by the coding sequence ATGGTTTATTCATTGCAAAAGTCGACGGTAGCAAAAGTCGTGGGTATTTCGCTGGTTATGATGCTGGCCGCCTGCACCACCGATCAGCGTTACAAACGCCAGGTGAGCGGCGATGAGTCTTACCTCGATGCGTCGGTGCTCAAGCCACTGAACGCACCAGCCGGTATGATCCTGCCGGTGCAAAGCGGTAATTATGATGTTCCGGCCACCACGCTGAAAGGCGGCGTCGGCAAGCAACTGGATATTCGTCCGCCGGTGCAGCCACTGGCGTTGCTGAGCGGTTCACGCGCGCAATATGCCGGCGACAGCGGTACGCTGCTGTTGGAAAACAACCCGCAGAACCAGAACCTGTGGTCGCGCGTTGTCAGCATGCTGCAGACGAAAAATATCGCAATCGCCTCACGTCAGGACGCCGGTCAGACGCTGACCACCGACTGGGTGAAGTGGAACCGTCTGGATGAAGACAACCAGTACGAAGGCCGCTACCAGATCAGCGTACAGCAGCAGGGTTACCAGCAGGCGCTGACGGTGAAAACCGTGGGCCTGCAGCAGCAGGGTAAAACCGAACAGATTACCGACCCGTCAGAAGTGCAGCGCTACAACGGCATGATGATGAACACCATCGTTGAAGGCCTGGACAAGCAGGACAACCTGGCAAGCAGCCAGACGGCCAACCGCTTCGGCGCGCTGGACGTGCAGAGCAGCGCTGATGACACCGGCCTGCCGATGCTGGTAGTGCGCGGCCCTTACACCGTGGTATGGGATCGCCTGCCTGCGGCGTTGGAGAAACTGGGGATGAAAGTGGGTGACCGCAGCCGTCCGCAGGGCACCGTCGCCGTCACCTACAAATCCCTGAGCGGTAGCGATTGGGATGCGTTGGGCGCCAAGGATCCTGAACTGAAAGAGGGCGATTACAAACTGCAGGTCGGGGACTTGAACAACCGCACCAGCCTGCAATTTATCGATCCTAAAGGGAAGCCATTGACCCAGTCGCAAAACGACGGCTTGGTGGCGGCCTTCCAGGCAGCATTCAGTAAAACCAGCGTTAACTGA
- a CDS encoding YpfN family protein — translation MEWLADYWWIILLILVGMIISGIKELRRVDVKGYLADKPKLPPHRDNNAEWDDEDDWPKKK, via the coding sequence ATGGAATGGTTAGCTGACTACTGGTGGATTATCCTGCTGATTCTAGTAGGGATGATCATCAGCGGGATCAAAGAACTACGCCGCGTCGACGTGAAAGGCTATCTGGCCGATAAGCCGAAGCTGCCGCCGCACCGCGATAACAACGCCGAGTGGGATGACGAAGACGACTGGCCGAAGAAAAAATGA
- the ypfJ gene encoding KPN_02809 family neutral zinc metallopeptidase, whose translation MRWQGRRESDNVEDRRGQSSGLGGGGGGFRVPRGKGGIAILVVVLVAGYYGIDLSPLLNGGDVSPQTQQQSASISPKDDELAKFTSVVLASTEDNWKEVFQRMGKTYQPPKLVMYRGVTRTSCGTGQAAMGPFYCPGDKTVYIDLSFYQDMKTKLGAGGDFAQAYVVAHEVGHHVQNLLGIEPKVRQMQQGASQAEVNRLSVKMELQADCFAGVWGKYAEKQQMLEEGDLQAALNAAQAIGDDRLQQQGQGRVVPDSFTHGTSQQRYTWFKQGFDSGDPNTCNTFASR comes from the coding sequence ATGCGTTGGCAAGGGCGTCGGGAAAGTGACAATGTTGAGGATCGTCGCGGGCAGTCTTCAGGTCTGGGTGGCGGCGGTGGCGGCTTTCGTGTTCCTCGCGGCAAAGGCGGTATCGCCATTCTGGTGGTGGTGTTGGTGGCCGGCTATTACGGCATCGATCTCTCGCCGCTGTTGAACGGTGGGGACGTGAGCCCGCAAACTCAGCAACAAAGCGCCAGCATCAGTCCAAAAGACGATGAACTGGCTAAATTTACCTCGGTGGTGCTGGCGTCTACCGAAGATAACTGGAAAGAAGTTTTCCAGCGTATGGGCAAAACCTATCAGCCACCCAAACTGGTGATGTATCGTGGCGTAACGCGCACCAGTTGCGGTACCGGTCAGGCGGCGATGGGGCCGTTCTATTGCCCGGGTGACAAAACGGTGTATATCGACCTGTCGTTCTATCAGGATATGAAAACCAAGCTGGGTGCCGGCGGTGACTTTGCCCAGGCCTACGTAGTGGCGCACGAAGTCGGCCACCATGTGCAGAACCTGCTGGGTATCGAGCCGAAAGTGCGCCAAATGCAGCAGGGTGCCAGCCAGGCGGAAGTGAACCGCCTGTCGGTGAAAATGGAACTGCAGGCGGACTGCTTTGCCGGCGTGTGGGGCAAATACGCCGAGAAACAGCAGATGTTGGAAGAGGGCGACTTGCAGGCGGCATTGAACGCCGCGCAGGCGATCGGCGACGACCGTTTGCAGCAGCAAGGGCAGGGACGGGTGGTGCCGGACAGCTTCACCCACGGTACTTCGCAGCAGCGCTACACCTGGTTTAAACAGGGCTTCGACAGCGGCGATCCGAACACCTGCAACACCTTCGCATCCCGTTAA
- a CDS encoding glycine cleavage system transcriptional repressor, with protein MVTPLSTTGSSILPKPDEHYLVITALGADRPGIVNAITRHVSSCGCNIEDSRLAMLGEEFTFIMLLSGSWNAITLIESTLPQKGAELELLIVMKRTNSHERPPMPATVWVQVEVKDSPHIIERFTDLFDSSQMNIAELVSRTQPAEGDLPPQLYIQITAHSPGNQDASNIEQAFHRLCTELKAQGSISVVNYPQHDEKDGE; from the coding sequence ATGGTAACCCCATTGAGCACGACAGGAAGCTCCATTTTGCCTAAGCCAGATGAACACTATCTCGTGATTACCGCGCTCGGCGCCGATCGCCCCGGAATCGTCAATGCCATCACCCGCCACGTCAGCAGCTGCGGGTGCAATATCGAAGATAGCCGTCTGGCCATGCTGGGTGAAGAGTTCACTTTCATCATGCTGCTTTCCGGCAGTTGGAACGCCATTACCCTGATCGAATCAACCCTGCCGCAAAAAGGCGCGGAGCTGGAGCTGCTGATTGTGATGAAGCGCACCAACTCACACGAAAGGCCACCGATGCCGGCCACGGTGTGGGTGCAGGTTGAGGTGAAAGACTCGCCGCACATCATCGAACGCTTTACCGATTTGTTCGACTCCAGCCAGATGAACATTGCCGAGCTGGTATCGCGCACCCAGCCTGCGGAAGGCGACCTGCCGCCGCAGCTGTATATCCAGATCACCGCGCACAGCCCCGGCAATCAGGATGCCTCAAATATTGAACAAGCCTTTCATCGCCTATGTACAGAATTGAAAGCACAAGGCAGTATTAGCGTTGTGAACTATCCACAGCATGATGAGAAAGATGGAGAGTAG
- a CDS encoding tRNA(Met) cytidine acetyltransferase TmcA, which yields MLLAMQQLMQQQGIRRLLVISGEPQWCRQQALQLASTLPGDWPWVGENPPPGLQALASGAVRTLLGQERLHAVFDATKGLDVEALAALSGTLRAGSWLLLLTPPWQQWPQQPDDDSLRWSDCPQPITTPNFIHHLQRHLTADSEVTVWRQGEALTLAPLPLRPQWQAPDGQPTAEQQRLLAQLLSAASGIWVLTAARGRGKSTVAGMLVANTSQTCWLVGPSRAATEVAAEWAQGRAQFWAPDALLAHCREQDVSDVGWLLVDEAAAIPGPLLQQLVSYFPRVLLTTTVQGYEGTGRGFLLKFCAGLPAFQPLGLDQPMRWAQGDALERIIDNALLFNEQPCWPVTDKPVSISGAEQAMLCADPQRLARFYALLSSAHYRTSPLDLRRLMDAPGMHFGLAQVDDEVVGALWLVEEGGLSAELAHEVWAGRRRPRGNLVAQSLAAHGGQWWAPTLRSRRITRIAVLPALRQQGIARDLIARQRQQAQGLDYLSVSFGYTEPLWRFWQSCGFELARIGSKTEASSGCYTAMAILPLSEQGEALRHAAHKHLARDWRWLQPRIDLQIEIPGDDGDTQLGEDDWRELAGFAFAHRPLEASLGALQRLLLASTLSLPALRMHLQQSLAPAVCVERLGFSGQKALLRRWRHEAGLALEQLDAQHGLRWKAWSQSLQ from the coding sequence ATGTTACTGGCAATGCAACAACTTATGCAGCAGCAGGGCATCAGGCGCCTGCTGGTGATCAGTGGCGAGCCGCAATGGTGTCGCCAGCAGGCGCTACAACTGGCGAGTACCCTGCCGGGTGACTGGCCGTGGGTAGGGGAAAACCCGCCGCCGGGCCTGCAGGCCTTGGCGAGCGGTGCGGTGCGGACGCTGCTGGGGCAAGAGCGCCTGCACGCGGTGTTTGATGCGACGAAAGGGCTGGACGTTGAAGCCCTGGCCGCGCTGTCGGGCACGCTGCGAGCCGGCAGTTGGCTGCTGTTGCTGACGCCGCCGTGGCAGCAGTGGCCTCAGCAACCGGATGACGACAGCCTGCGCTGGAGCGATTGCCCACAACCGATCACCACCCCAAATTTTATTCATCATCTGCAGCGGCATCTGACGGCGGACAGCGAAGTCACCGTCTGGCGGCAGGGTGAGGCGCTGACGCTGGCGCCATTGCCGCTGCGTCCACAGTGGCAGGCACCAGACGGCCAACCCACCGCCGAGCAGCAGCGGCTGCTGGCGCAATTACTGAGCGCGGCGTCGGGCATTTGGGTTTTGACCGCCGCACGCGGTCGCGGCAAGTCAACGGTAGCGGGGATGCTGGTGGCGAACACCTCGCAGACCTGCTGGTTGGTCGGACCGAGCCGCGCCGCCACCGAAGTCGCCGCCGAATGGGCACAGGGACGTGCGCAATTCTGGGCACCGGATGCGCTGTTGGCCCATTGCCGCGAACAGGACGTCAGTGACGTAGGGTGGTTGCTGGTGGACGAAGCGGCGGCGATACCTGGCCCACTGTTGCAGCAGTTGGTGAGCTATTTCCCGCGCGTTTTGCTGACCACCACGGTGCAGGGTTATGAAGGCACCGGCCGGGGTTTTTTACTGAAATTCTGCGCCGGACTGCCCGCGTTCCAGCCATTGGGGTTAGATCAACCGATGCGTTGGGCGCAGGGCGATGCGCTGGAGCGCATTATAGATAACGCGCTGCTGTTTAACGAGCAACCCTGCTGGCCGGTAACGGATAAGCCGGTGAGCATCAGCGGGGCTGAGCAAGCCATGCTGTGCGCCGATCCGCAAAGGTTAGCGCGTTTTTACGCTTTGTTGAGCAGTGCCCATTACCGTACTTCACCACTGGACTTACGGCGGTTGATGGATGCGCCGGGCATGCACTTTGGTTTGGCTCAGGTAGACGATGAGGTTGTCGGCGCCCTGTGGCTGGTGGAAGAAGGCGGGCTGAGCGCCGAACTGGCACACGAAGTCTGGGCCGGTCGACGGCGTCCGCGTGGCAACCTGGTGGCACAATCGCTGGCGGCGCACGGGGGCCAGTGGTGGGCACCTACGCTACGTTCGCGGCGCATCACCCGCATTGCGGTGTTACCCGCACTGCGTCAACAGGGCATTGCCCGCGATCTCATTGCTCGGCAGCGCCAGCAAGCACAGGGGCTGGATTATCTCTCGGTCAGCTTTGGCTATACCGAGCCGCTGTGGCGTTTCTGGCAATCTTGCGGTTTTGAACTGGCTCGTATCGGCAGCAAGACAGAGGCCAGTAGTGGTTGTTACACCGCGATGGCGATCCTGCCGCTGAGCGAACAGGGCGAGGCGTTGCGCCATGCCGCCCATAAACACCTGGCACGTGACTGGCGCTGGTTGCAGCCGCGTATTGATCTGCAGATAGAGATCCCCGGAGACGACGGCGATACGCAGCTAGGGGAGGACGACTGGCGTGAGCTGGCAGGATTTGCCTTCGCGCATCGGCCGCTGGAGGCCAGCCTCGGGGCACTGCAACGCTTACTGTTGGCCAGTACGCTATCATTGCCCGCACTGCGGATGCATCTGCAGCAGTCGCTGGCGCCGGCAGTCTGCGTGGAACGGCTAGGGTTTAGCGGGCAGAAAGCCTTGCTGCGCCGCTGGCGACACGAGGCAGGACTGGCGCTCGAACAGCTGGATGCGCAGCACGGTCTGCGCTGGAAAGCGTGGTCCCAGTCGTTGCAATAA